From a region of the Nitrospirae bacterium YQR-1 genome:
- a CDS encoding NAD(P)H-dependent oxidoreductase subunit E, translating to MDIESINVKSSIGIIGGIISSEESRRGILIPTLHKVQSENGYLPEDVLRLLSKKLDIPLAEIYSVASFYKQFHFTPRGKNIVRVCTGTACHVRGASKVVDALSTKFNVKAGETTEDLKLTLETVGCVGCCGLAPVVTVNEGVVGTVGPKKLKGLIHDIEEGHDNGKS from the coding sequence ATGGATATAGAAAGTATAAATGTTAAATCGTCAATTGGTATAATCGGCGGTATAATAAGCAGCGAGGAGAGCAGGAGGGGGATTTTAATTCCCACACTCCATAAGGTACAGTCGGAAAACGGCTACCTGCCTGAGGATGTGCTGAGATTGCTTTCTAAGAAGCTTGATATACCGCTTGCCGAAATCTACAGTGTAGCAAGTTTTTACAAGCAATTTCATTTTACCCCCCGAGGAAAAAATATAGTCAGAGTGTGCACAGGCACGGCCTGCCACGTAAGGGGCGCTTCCAAAGTGGTGGATGCCCTTTCAACTAAGTTTAACGTAAAGGCCGGTGAGACTACCGAGGATTTAAAATTGACTCTTGAAACTGTAGGCTGTGTAGGGTGTTGCGGGCTTGCCCCTGTTGTCACCGTCAATGAAGGGGTTGTAGGCACCGTAGGGCCTAAGAAATTAAAAGGGTTGATTCATGATATAGAAGAGGGACACGATAATGGAAAGAGTTAA